The genomic segment CAAGTGTAGTCTAGAGTCAACAGCTACCTATTGCTCTCCACACACAGCCTTCAGTAACTGTAGGAGTTCTGAGTCCTCCTGACAAGAATACGGGTCTACCAGGAACCAAACATTAGGGAATTCTTCCTCAGTTCTGTACCCTAGGCTAGCACCAGGCTGGTGGCTTACCTGCTAGCTCCAGGGACGTTTCTTGTCCATCCTTCCTAGTCTAATAGGGTGGGTTATTTAAGCTGCCACAGGGTTCACTGTACAAACTAGCAGAAAAGAAGTTTCCATAGTACAAGtacagacagaagaaaatgacaTAGCTTTTTGCTGTATTACCTTTATGTGAGGGATTTGCCTTACCCATTCACTTCTCCTATGGTCTCTTTTAACCACCTTGCAAGACCTATGTGGTGCTATGGTCCTGCATGTGGATCTTACATGAATCTTAGAATTGTCGTTGAGAGGAGGAGCACTTTCAGTAGACAAGGAGAGGTACTCACAAAGGCTCCACAGTGGCTACAGTTAGACCTTAATTTGATTGCAacacttaaaataattttccctgAAACCAGCCAAAATATAATTCCATGAGTTACATTACATTTAAAGTGCAGCACAATCACAATGCAGAGATCTGAAAGTATTTCcagtgtttttccttcttctcctgtAGGGAATTCACATTTACACATGAAAGCAACTGCAACCTAAGTTAAATACCTCCAGGACTGTCTCTCTTATTAAAGTCCATCAAGGTGCCTTTGATTCTTTCAATATATGCAAGAAAACTGTCATGGGTTTACCTTagccagcagctaagcaccCACCCAGGTGCTTGCTCACTTCCCCCAAACATCACAGTGATGATCTCAACAGGAGAGAGAATAATAAAAGCAATACCTAGAAAACTCATGGATTGAtttaaagacagtttaacaAATGAAAGAGTAAAAAGCCATCAGTGGTGTCAAGGCAGTCACCACCTCCCACAGGCAGGTCTCTGAACTATGACTACCTTTCCAGACCAGCTACCTCCTCAGTTTTTGTTGCTAAGTGTGGCACTATATGTCACGGAATATCCCTTTTGTCAGCTGGGTTCAGCTGTCCCAACTGTatcccctctcagcctcttcccaACCTCCAGACTATTCATTGTGGGAGGACAGTCTGGGGAAAAGAGGCCTTGACACTGTGGGTGCACTGCTGTGCAATAGCCAAAGCACTGGTGTGTTATCAATGTTGTTTtagtcacaaatccaaaacacaatgTCTTACAGGCTGCTGTGAAAAATCTTAACTCTGTTTCAGCCAGATTCAACACAAAAAATTAATGAACTAGAAGGGGCACTATTTTCTTAACATCaagtgttattttaaaatagctgtGCTTTGTCTTCCAAATCTGTTTGCTACTTGGGTAAGTGCAAAACCATGAAGTCAAAAGTATCTATACAACCTGACTTTCTGTGAATTTAATTCTGCAGTTTCCAGATGAGTAAAATTATCTTTACACTATGAAAACATATGCTTCCCttaataaacatttaaatacaGCCACTTTGAGGCTCTCTCTTCACTTTTGCATGGGTACAGTAAAAGATTATCTGTGCAAAATTATATGGTCAAGGTTTCTGCTCTAAGTCAGCATGGTTCTGTTGTTTTTCATGGATCAACTAACACACACTGGAGATTTTAGCCATTGTTGTCTATAATGGCTAATTTGACTATTACAGGGAACTGAGAGCCATCTGTGTACATTGCCACAAGGATACAGCGGTGAAAGAGATTGTAAACTGACAGAACATGACCTACAATTTTAAGAGATTCAAAGTGTGATAACTTACCTTTGGAGCCTGTAGTACATCAGACACATCTTGCTTAAGCACTGCAAAAACAGGTTTCGGTGCAAGTGTTGGATTTTTGGGAGGCCTAGGTGGTGGATGAAGGGTTTGGTTTTCATATCTTCGCACCATATAGTATTGTTCTTCACTGATCTCTTCAACTGTTGTCTTAGTCACAGGTGGTACAACTGCCTGGACATCTTTACTAAGCAAATGGACAGACATGCTTAAGCGATATACAGGAATCTCCCAACTCTCCGCTGGACTGCTGGCACTACTGATCAGCAAATAAGAGTCTGTGATTTCTTCTTCAAACTGCAGACCAGGCACAGCAGCCAAGATGTCTTCCTCAATGGAAAGGTCCCTCACGGACACTTTGACATTAAAAGGTAAACGAAATTCTTTGCAAATCTCAGAAAGCTGGTATTGTTTCTTGTCATGGATCACTTCCACAAAGCCACCTTCCATGTACATAGGGAGGAGCACTTTCTTGTATGTATCAGGTAGTATTTGTTCACAAGATAAAACATCTATGAGTTCCCTTCTTCCCTCAAACAGAACTTCACTAGTCTGGCATTGCTGAACTAGAAATTGATCtccaacagaaacagaaaaaagctcTTTATAAGGGGAATCAAAGGCTTTGGTTGCTACAACATGAAGCTGTTCCTTTTCACTTCTTGCTATCTCTAAGTCATATGCAGTTGGAAACTCCCGAGGTCTTCTCTTGAACTTTCCTTTGTAGCTCATAGGgattaaaaaatgtcttttaggGGAATCACTTCTGATCTCAGAGGCTAGGACTCTTGTTGCCTGGTACTTTTTGTAGATAATGATCTCTTTCCCTGTATACAATAAGGTACAAGGTTTTGGGCTGTGTGAAGGCCCTTCAATTATCTCAGCAACCATAGGAAATTCCTTGCTTGTTCTCTCAAATACATCTTCCAAAGACAGAGGCTGAAGGAAAGAGCTAATATCATAACAGTCTGTTATATCCTTGACTTCGACATCTAGATCTGAGAGGATATGAACTATGTCCTTTCgaactgaaaagaaaggaaatacattaatttttgttttaaaactgacATTGGAATAAAATATACACATCCTTTTGGCCATATACTAAAGGTACCTTCTGTGAGGTGTGCACCTTCATATACTAATGTGCACAATTAATAGGGCCAGTCAAAGTCTGTTTTAATTTGAGACGTGTGGCTATCAGATATGCAGAAGACCTcgcaaagaaagaaagatgagaatAAGGTATGCAAGTGAACAGAAGcttaagaaaaagtaaaaaaaaaaaaaaacactgtctTCATCACAGCATCTCCCATTTTAGATAAGGTGTTGATCTTATCAAACTCTTTTTCTTGAGTATAAGATGAATTTCTGTTCTGTTATGCCATAGGAACTTATGGTTTCTCCAATGAAATGAGTGGAGgaacatttgaaataaataaatagcgtTTGATCCCAGTAACAAATGTTGCTGTGACCAGTCTGGaaggaataaatattttgataTTTATAAGAATGATGAAATAATCTGTAATGGTTAGTATATTTATAATGTATAACAAAATCTAAGCTTATTGTTAATGAAGAAATTTCTACTGTAATGTTCCTCTGCAGAACTCCTTCATCTTTTTCTGTGACATCTGGTTTTATTCACTATCCGAACTGAGCCATTGCATTTAACAGTCTGTCAGGGACCAACAACTCTTTTATCACAACTACACTTGCAAAATTTTGGATGCAAAACATCCAAGCACAAAGCTGACTGTGCAATTAAGACTTGTTTAAGAATTTGGCTTCAGATCAGTGACACCACAGGTCACTGACCATGGCAGTACAATTTAAGAAGCAAATAATATTTAATGACTCTCTTCAATAAGACTTACTCTGCATGGACCTTCACACTAGGATACTATATCCTGGATTCACACTTCCTGGTAGCAGAACAAACCAATATATTTAACTTAAAAGTTGGTATCAGGTGTATTTTATATGATAGAGTTTTATGACAGTAATTTGGGATTCCAACTCTGCTTTTGTCACTTTGACACCTTCAAATGACAAACTTCCTAAGCACTACAAAGGAAAGTCAATGAAGGAGGAATGACTAgtgaaaagaaagttttctctCAGCATTTGAGGGAGTTCCACATataattttttcattattagGAATGAGAGTTATAGAGGATTCCTCTCCACAGCCTGTGCAAATGTAATCTGCTGTCCCTATTATCAGGAATCTTTTTTATTGAATTGTGGATAGTATTTCTCAGAGTTTATCTCGTGTATATTTATAGTTCATctaaaaacagtgaaaatccATTTTTCATGGTccaaaagaaagtatttaatcATGTACCATGAAGCCTGCTTTTCAAGTTTGAATTAAATAGTTATTTAGGACATATTTAATGCTTCCTAAATTTTCAGCACACTATGAAACATAAATGGGTATTAAATAAAATCGACAAATAAAACTCTCACTGGAATATCTGATTGCAAGACAAGTGAATACCAAACACTTCTGAACATATATCTAAGTGAGTATCAGAATGGGTGATGGGCTAGATTCCTGAGTCTAGCTAGAATTGTAGAAAATGTAGTATTTTATCTCATGAAGAGATACTTTTCAAACACATACGTGAAATCACATAGCAAACGCTGATAAGTATCTCATAATAATCATTTAAAAACTAGACCATATTTTGCTAATAGTCTCTGTCcacttatttctttctcttttatccACTTAATTACATCATTCATCAGAGAAAGTCCAATTGTGAAAAGATTTCCTGCTTAATATCCTTAGGAATGACACATCTCTGTTAGGATTTCATTTCTATAGATCTCACCAGTTTGCTTCTAGTAAACACATCAGGCAGAAAAACCCTCCCAAAAGCTAAGCTCCTACCCTGCAAACTTTAACAGGATGGGTGCAACAACAAGTAGAACTGCAGAAAGTTTCTGTCTACTGCCTGGGTCATCCTCAAGtaaggtaaaatattttagcTTACACTGTGTATTTTCCTTAGGTAGGTATCTTAGCTCAGAGAAGGTGTGATCTACACACACGTGGGCCATTACTGCAGCTTGGCTATTCAAGTCATCATAACTCAGGACAATTTCACTGTGTGCTTATGCTCTTGCACACCTTCTAATTTTATTCCAATTACTAATTTCACTAACAGGTTTAAAATGAAGCATAGATACAGACATTGGTAAAAACAGAACCCAGCAGTTTCAATGTTCTGGTGGAACAACTAGAACAGTGACAATATGCTATGGacaaaataatttatcttttttttaaaattaaaaatttatgacacaaaatacagctttttaaGATGTTGGTTTTCTAATATCTTCTGTTTCCTCAAACCTAGAGGTTTCAGAAATTGTCCATGAATCTTTTATGTTTATATTCTATTGATATTTGTTTTTACACTAGTAAAATACtacagttttgctttctgcatCATCGTCATTCTGAAAAAACAAACGGTAGCTGAGTGTGTTACAACATGCACATCTATGTTCTTTTTTCACCTTCTAGCCATAGCCATAAATGATCAAGTAGCTTCTCTGTGACCAAAGTCTGAGACATAAAGAAAGATAATCTGAGAACTGAAGAGAATTCCTAAGCTctgctttttcactgtgaaataTACCTTCTTTGCAACAGTTGTAGAAAGGcaatattatttttatctttcttcattttgaaaCTAGTATCAGTGGCAAATATGGGTCAGGGATTATTGATCAAACTGAATCTTTTCTGCCtatgtattttatgtatttaagGGCACTTTTCTAtaccaaaacaaacagaacattGACTTTCATTTCTACTTACATTTCATTACTGCTTGCACTTCATAGATAGGCGTGAGAACCAAGCAGCCATCAAAATTCTCAGGAAGAGGATTAGAGGAGTCCCACATTTGTAAAGCATTGGAAAGTTTGACAATTCGATTTCTGCACTTAGGGATTTTCCATTCTGCAATCTCTTTTAATGTGTATATCTGGTCATCTTCACATTCATAGAATTTTCCCTCTTGTGAAAGAGGCAAAGTAAAGGAATGAGACCGGTTATTTCTGACCACATCACAGTTCACAGACATCGTTCCATTGACCTCTTCCACTGAGTTGAAGGTGATCTGCTCACCCTGTTTGATTGTGAGGTTTGGTAATTTTATATCCTCAGGGCTGTAGAAACACGGATGGCCAAATCTTGTTGGCCCAATAGAGACTTTTCTTGTAATTTCTTCAATGCTGAAGTATGGAGTTTTATCTGCCACAACTTTATAAAGACCTAAGAACAGAAGACTTGCAttataaaaagggaaaagtatAGAGGAAGTTGTGCCAAATTTTAGATTATGAATACAATGGAGAGTAAAACCCATCAAACAGTTAATAGTTGATAGCTCAATTACTAGAAATGTGACTCTATAAAGGTAATATCAACTACATTACACAAATCATAGGCGGCTGTAATTAGCCCTTTCTACTCTGCAGGTAATTTGTGACATCCAACGTTTTGAAATCCAtggtaaaaggagaaaaaggttattttctttgctacagaaaaatgaaaaattgtctTAAATTCTTATCTGTATTTTCAGGAAACCAACctttaagaaacaaatgcaGACATGGTATGAGGAAGAGCAATGACAGTGTGATCAGTGAAATGCAGGATAAAGTTTCTGGCTAAACATTGTACTGTGTATTCTTCCACATACAGAATAGGATTCCTAGACCAGTTATGTTTAAAGACACATCACAAATAAAAAAGTAACAtctacaaataaaaataagcaaaggaAATTTGGTTTTGCACATCTGATAACCCAGACCAGCAGATGGAATAATTGAAAGTTTGAGTATTGTAGCACTGTGGCAATCACAAGGCAATTAAAATGGTGAGGCACTACTTCAAGGCAGAAGCTACATCTGAGCTTCCCTGTCCCCTAGGGACATTATTAGTTCATGTTAATCATGCCCCTTGGAGCTATCTCATTAAGAGTCcacacagcaagaaaaatatGTACATTTCCATATTTGCATGAATGTTTTTATAGAGGAAGATGAAGTGGATGGTTCAGAGAGCTAAACAGTAGGGTTTAGCTGAACTGCATGATTCAGTTATCTTCTTCCCCACACACAGCAGTGTGCATCCTGCCTCATGGAATTAAATTGCAGTTTTCTGGTACAGGCACTGACTAAGGCTGTCTTCCAGGAGAATGTAGAGGTTATTCCTAGGCCAAGTTTGCAAGCCAGGCAGACCATGTAAATTAACTGGTATGTACAGCTACAGTGACACAGCAACCAAGCTCCCTAGGATACACAGGGccttttctcctgctttccccCAAAGCCAGCTAGAAGAAACCCGATGGCCCCTGTGGCTCCTCATTTTTTGCCTCCTCTGGACTGCCCCTATCTTGGAAGTTATGGAACACATGATGGGGACTCAAAGATCGTTGCTTGACACTACTAGAGGCACTTTCATGGCAGTTGCTCTTCTCATTAGTGGTTTTTGTCATGTGTACAAAGGTTTAAGTGTTCTGTTCACCTGCCTTGAGTTGACtcgtaagggcaagatacctgCCAGATATCTGGGTCCCAGCAAGGTGGGATGCTGCCAGGACACAGCTCCTGCTGGATGTTAGGAAGATGCTCATTCACATTCCCAAATCTCCTCTGATATTAAGATTCTTGAACATATTAGATCAGGGGATCGTTTCAATTAAAAATGACCTCAAATTGTATGTCTTCTCCTACACCTTTTCCTTACTGAGCTTCATATGCTGAAGACAACAGAACTGAGAAGCCTGCATGGAAGAAGAGGATCCTTAAGACCAtattcttagaatcatagaatcataaaatcatttcagctagaagagatctttaagatcatcatgtccagcctttgtcccagctctatcaaccactagatcatttccccaagtgcaacatccaactgtctcttaaacacctccagggacagtgactccaccacctcctcgGCCAACCCAtttcaatgcctgacaaccctttcagtaaagaaattcctcctcatatccagcctgaatctcctctggtgcaacttgacgtcatttcctcttgtcctgttgcttgttactagagagaacagactgacctcTGCCTCATTACAATTtactttcaggtagttgtagaaagtgataaggtctcccctgagccttcttttctccaggctaaatagccccGAATCCCTCCTCGGTTCCTCATATGAAATGtcctccaaatcctttactagcttggtagcctgtctctggatcctctccagcatctcattgtccttcttgtagagaggggcccaaaactggacacagtattcaaggtgcagcctcatcaaagctgagtacaggggaatgatcacctccctgctcctgctgacaacactgttccagatacaggccaggatacccttggccttcttggccatctgggcacactgctggctcctgttcagccgctGTCAACCATCACTCCCAGGTCTTCCTCtccctggcagctttccagctactCCTACACAAGCCTGTAGCTATgttgggggttgttgtggcccaagtacaagacccagcacttggccttattgaaactcttGGCATTGGCCTTGtgccagccatccagcctatctagatctctctgtaaagcttccctaccctcaagcagatcaataCTTTTACCCAGGCAAACTTACtcagggtgcactctatcccttCGTCCAGAACATTAATAAAgttgttaaacaggagtggccccagtactgagccctgggggacatgACTTGTGACCAGCCGCCAACTGGATTAACTCTATTAACCACGATTCTTTGGACTCTACCATCTAAGCTGTTTTTCAATCAagaaagtgtatgcccatccaagccaagaacagtcaatttccctaagagaacACTATGGGAAGCAGTGTCAAATCCCTTAcaaaagtcaaggtagatgacatccacacATCCACTGTCTTCCCTTTATCCAATAAGTGcatcaccttgtcatagaaggagattaGGTTTGTTAAAcgggacctgcccttcataaatcCATACTGACTGGGTCTGATCACCTGATTGTCCTGgttgtgctgcataatagaacaTAGGATGGTCTTCTCTGTCAGCTTCCTGGGCACcaaagtcaaactgacaggtcTGTAATTTCCCAGGTgatccttccatcccttcttataCATGGGTGTTAtattggctgacttccaatcagagaTGAGACCTctccagtcagccaggactgctgataaatgatggatagtggcttggcaagcacccctgccagttccctcagccctCTAGGaccccatccagccccatagatttgtgcacatcaatgtggagcagcaggttaCTGACAATCTCTTCCTGAACTGTAGGGGGGACATTTTGCTCCATgcccctgtctcttggcttgaGGGGCTGACTTTCCCTGGTGGAAATGCTGCTATtattaaagactgaggcaaaaaagGCATTACAcacctcagccttatcctcatcttttaataccaaatttccttcCAGATCTAGTAGGGGATGGAATATATCTAATATATCTAATAGCAGAAAGGAATATatgaaaaccatttttttccccaatagaATTACTGTGATTATTGTTTCACCATAACAACCCCCCCTATTTTAACTTCATAGCTTTAACACACTTCTTGTTAAATATATTAATAAGATTCTATATGTTGAGTAGCTTTTAATGGAATTTATCACCAGGTCAGGCATGTTTGGTTCTACATATCTCATGACCACTAGGATCTGCAACAACTAACAGCTCTGAGGGCTTTTCAGCACCATAAACAGAAGTAGCCCAtttgacctgctgcagagatAGTTAATAATTGTGGCTATGCAACGGTTTTCTGCAATTCTGTGCCTTCATAGTTGTCTATATGACAGCTAGCTTTTCCTGTGTGAAGTTAGCACCCTTGTGCAAATATATCCTCTACATATATGTCCTCATTGCAGCACTATGGGAAAGCCTTTGGGCTAGAAGAAAGCTACATCCACGAATGTAACTGCAGAAGTGCAAAGTGCAACTTCAacacacttttctttctcactggTATTTTTACCGATTCTCAAGAGCATTTTTAATACAACTATTAACAAGCAAGTTAGTCACCCTAGTCCTGATCATTACTGGAGCTGTCAGTGGAAATCCAGACAAACTGGTTTGTCAGCATTTAGAATATATACAGTGACGAGGCACCAATGGTAAAGTGAAATTGCAGAAAAGGCAGCATCCCTCTAAACAGTGTTCCAGTGTCATGCTTTGCAAGCACAAGATGGGCATCAtctcctggcagtgctgggagaaAGCAAATGGGAatattcttcattaaaaatgtgTTCAAAGTACATACAATGTATCCCAAAGGCAACAACTATGTTTACCCAACTGCAATACAGGAGCACGTGCATTGCCCCTAGAAAATCTCCAGAATTGCATTAAAAAGCCTCCATAAACTATGTTAAAAAACCATTCCCAGTTGAAAATATTTGGCAATGTACTGGTATGAGAAACATTCTTTTGCTTTATGTGTTTTACAGTAGACTCAGGCTCTACTAATTTTGCTGGGACTACAGAGCTATTTGGAAGCCAGCTATTTCAGTAACAAACTGATGAGCATCCTGGGTTGGAAAGCAGGTTTCATGTGGAACCATAATTACCAGATCTCatataaaatgagaaaactgaTTACCCCCTCAGGTCCAGACAGCCAGACGTTGTCAGGATtgggagaaaataaatcttaacCTTCCATTCTGctggttttttaaattttggtaACAGAATGCTTGCACAGGCACCTAAAGAGCCATGTGGTCTTGCATACTTAGCATCTCTGTTGATAAAACCCCTGAAAAAAAGGCACCTAATAGCCACCTCTTTATGCTTATGAGTATGTATCATTCCATACTTttttatatagaaaaaaaattgaatacataaaaagttatttttgtaaGAAAGCCACTGTGGTTCCTATCTGAGTGCCATAATCTGCCACGGTATCTTCTCATAAATGCTCTCCTTGCTATGATATatatgaaaaaacccaaacaacaaagcaaataatgaaaccaaaacaacacaaaacccaAGTAATATTATCTGGAACCATTCAGAACCTTATTAAAATCATTATGAATCAAATTACAAAACCAAATGTCTTCCAAATTGAAGAATAACAAGGAAATGTCCAGAGTAGGAGACATATGGTGAGCTTGAGATGATAAAGTTTGGACATTTTGAGgtcaaacaaaaaaactgttGTACTTTTTCATAACTCATAAAATGATAGAATCAAATTCACTTAGACTTTTCTAAGATAACTTGGTGGACTACTGGGAGAAAGGACAGATGGTAATAGCAAACCTGGAAAAAAGTCCAGTTGGTTTATCAAGAGCTGACATTATTGCTCCTATATTGCTCTACTTTTAAAACTCAATTTGGGCTACAAACAAAGTGCATTGATGCCCAGTAGTCTTGGTGAAAAGTATAGACACAGACTAAAATAACTACATGAATATATAACCATTGTGACCCTCCATGAACCCTCTGCACCTAATGTGAAACATCTGCCTAGCCGTAATATGATAATTAGTAAGACTCAAACCTAATCAACTTGTCATTTTCAAGAAAAGTTTTAGGTATTGATGTACCCATTGgtagagag from the Colius striatus isolate bColStr4 chromosome 2, bColStr4.1.hap1, whole genome shotgun sequence genome contains:
- the THEMIS gene encoding protein THEMIS gives rise to the protein MASTLEKFIHSLDHRALPRVLQIQSGIYFQGSIYEMFGNECCLSTGEVIKVIGFKINKLIASICENNEVSHYSAKVELPLNFPGLYKVVADKTPYFSIEEITRKVSIGPTRFGHPCFYSPEDIKLPNLTIKQGEQITFNSVEEVNGTMSVNCDVVRNNRSHSFTLPLSQEGKFYECEDDQIYTLKEIAEWKIPKCRNRIVKLSNALQMWDSSNPLPENFDGCLVLTPIYEVQAVMKFRKDIVHILSDLDVEVKDITDCYDISSFLQPLSLEDVFERTSKEFPMVAEIIEGPSHSPKPCTLLYTGKEIIIYKKYQATRVLASEIRSDSPKRHFLIPMSYKGKFKRRPREFPTAYDLEIARSEKEQLHVVATKAFDSPYKELFSVSVGDQFLVQQCQTSEVLFEGRRELIDVLSCEQILPDTYKKVLLPMYMEGGFVEVIHDKKQYQLSEICKEFRLPFNVKVSVRDLSIEEDILAAVPGLQFEEEITDSYLLISSASSPAESWEIPVYRLSMSVHLLSKDVQAVVPPVTKTTVEEISEEQYYMVRRYENQTLHPPPRPPKNPTLAPKPVFAVLKQDVSDVLQAPKIFCVDTTKKLCSNQDADVLELQVSCQNDLVLHENKDMTEKATSVEISVIKDLTNKGLGNCEAEKEEEEQHDYDYVDENTFENIRKVFQDITIRNKHTLSEGRR